One window from the genome of Natrialba magadii ATCC 43099 encodes:
- a CDS encoding TIGR00725 family protein, with amino-acid sequence MRVSVIGGGTITNDEADRAEAVGRELGRRGHTVVCGGLGGTMEAVCRGAKDAGGTTIGILPGDRRAAANEHVDIPIATGLAHARNALVPMNGDAVIALSGGVGTLSEIGFAGIYDRPIVGLETHAIAGVEIETVETPTAAVDAVEAALE; translated from the coding sequence CGTCATCGGCGGCGGAACGATCACGAACGACGAAGCCGACCGCGCCGAGGCAGTCGGCCGCGAACTCGGTCGGCGCGGCCACACGGTCGTCTGTGGCGGTCTCGGTGGAACGATGGAGGCCGTCTGCCGCGGTGCAAAGGACGCGGGCGGAACCACCATCGGCATCCTCCCGGGCGATCGCCGGGCCGCCGCAAACGAGCACGTCGACATCCCAATCGCAACCGGCCTCGCCCACGCCCGGAACGCGCTCGTTCCGATGAACGGTGATGCAGTCATCGCGCTCTCCGGCGGCGTCGGCACGCTCTCCGAGATCGGGTTTGCTGGCATCTACGACCGTCCTATTGTGGGTCTCGAAACCCACGCCATCGCCGGCGTTGAGATCGAGACCGTCGAGACACCCACGGCCGCCGTCGATGCCGTGGAGGCGGCACTCGAGTAG
- a CDS encoding GNAT family N-acetyltransferase: MTDSSTADATADSYTIREELPDPETFAALRDAADMPPRSPEGIEQGLPNSVYGVIVVHEPTGETVGMGRIVGDGGTVYQISDMVVHPDHQRQGLGTRIMTQLESYLESEAPPQAYVNLIADVDGFYESFGYEETQPASKGMYRRIE; this comes from the coding sequence ATGACTGATTCGAGCACCGCCGACGCCACTGCTGATTCGTACACCATTCGCGAGGAACTCCCTGATCCCGAGACGTTCGCCGCACTGCGCGACGCCGCCGACATGCCGCCACGCTCGCCCGAAGGTATCGAACAGGGGCTCCCCAACTCCGTCTACGGCGTGATCGTCGTCCACGAACCGACGGGCGAAACGGTCGGCATGGGTCGCATCGTCGGCGACGGCGGCACCGTCTACCAGATTTCAGATATGGTCGTCCACCCAGACCATCAACGCCAGGGACTTGGCACGCGAATTATGACCCAGCTCGAGTCCTATCTCGAGTCGGAAGCGCCGCCGCAGGCGTACGTCAACCTCATAGCCGACGTTGACGGCTTCTACGAGTCGTTCGGCTACGAGGAGACGCAACCGGCGTCGAAGGGGATGTACCGGCGGATCGAGTGA
- a CDS encoding Sjogren's syndrome/scleroderma autoantigen 1 family protein has product MSDFDKEAEREKLREKYERDKEERQATQRMSDLLLKGATMTNSHCGTCGDPLFQESGTTFCPSCHGSPDAVQGTGLEADAADADAADDAAPEETAPEAGTGAETATDERNAAADSSEMADRADTDAPRDPKVTSQPSDETDSDRTDADRSRPTSGSYSQSQPQTQSQSQPQSRTQTQNQTKAHPQSPPRRDEPTPASSVDTNATDSSAGDRSAARDSLTRALEKFAAEAAATDDPRYAKECLEAAREASEALESLR; this is encoded by the coding sequence ATGAGCGACTTCGATAAGGAGGCCGAGCGCGAGAAGCTTCGGGAGAAGTACGAGCGCGACAAGGAAGAGCGACAGGCGACCCAGCGCATGAGCGACCTGCTGCTCAAGGGGGCGACGATGACGAACTCCCACTGTGGCACCTGTGGGGACCCGCTGTTTCAGGAGAGCGGGACGACGTTCTGTCCAAGCTGTCACGGGAGTCCGGACGCTGTGCAGGGGACCGGGCTGGAGGCGGACGCGGCTGACGCGGATGCAGCCGACGATGCTGCGCCCGAAGAGACTGCGCCCGAGGCCGGGACTGGGGCCGAGACCGCCACAGACGAGCGAAACGCCGCCGCGGACTCGTCCGAGATGGCCGACCGCGCCGACACCGACGCGCCAAGAGATCCCAAAGTCACGTCTCAGCCGTCGGATGAGACTGATTCGGACCGTACGGATGCAGACCGGTCACGGCCAACGTCGGGGTCGTACTCTCAGTCTCAGCCGCAGACTCAGTCTCAGTCTCAGCCTCAGAGTCGGACCCAGACCCAGAACCAGACCAAGGCCCACCCACAGTCACCACCTCGCCGCGACGAGCCAACACCTGCCAGCAGCGTCGACACGAACGCCACTGATAGCAGCGCCGGCGACCGCTCCGCTGCTCGCGACTCGCTGACGCGTGCACTCGAGAAGTTCGCCGCCGAGGCAGCGGCTACCGACGACCCGCGGTACGCGAAAGAGTGTCTCGAGGCAGCCCGTGAAGCGAGCGAGGCGCTAGAGTCGCTTCGCTGA
- a CDS encoding cation:proton antiporter codes for MSLAGSDSLSTTSPLSAELPLTWLLEGSVALTLPFDDPVAIFGLAVTIFLIAPLVLKRYRLPGIVGIILVGAVIGPNGLHLLERGETIQVLGEVGLIYLLFIAGLEINLTQFVAYRDRSIVFGLLSFTIPQVVGTVVGVAVLDLSVAAASLFAAIFSSHTLLAYPVVTQLGIAKNEAITATIGGTILTDTLALLVLAIVIAAVGGDLDAAFWVQLTAGLAVFFVGVWLVVPRLGRWFFRIHSEESYFEYLFVLAVLFGCAILAELVGVEHIIGAFLAGLALNRLIPETGPLMNRIEFVGNALFIPFFLLSVGMLVDARVFFEGTETLLIAGSLLGMVVTTKYLAAWATGRLYDYDRNEVYSMFGLSVGQAAAALAIVQIGFDAGVDGFGQHMINGVVVMILVVSLFSPTLVQRTGAEIARAREREPYDPATAPQRILVPAAHDSRDPRSLLGLAMAIRDERADEPIHAVTVVRPETVTQTAAAVGDAETRLETLADETAAAEVPLETHTRVNHNIASGIVGSVLDNRITTLVIGWDGARARTQRVFGHVIDQVLRRTTQLALVARIRDRLNTTQRIVLVLPPNVARNDGIAEALHTVALVAEQTGAPIHGVMVGEESPQFERLMEAIAPEQPVEFDTVADWDDLTQPLRSAGEAGDLIICLSSRRTDTGWHPELQTLPARIARLTEGNFVILYPAVAEQTDDRQFLRFS; via the coding sequence GTGTCACTCGCCGGATCAGACAGCTTGTCGACAACGTCGCCGCTCAGCGCGGAGTTACCGCTGACGTGGTTACTCGAGGGTTCCGTAGCGTTGACCCTTCCGTTCGACGACCCCGTTGCGATCTTCGGGCTCGCAGTGACGATTTTCCTGATCGCACCGCTGGTCCTCAAACGATATCGGCTGCCGGGCATCGTCGGCATCATACTCGTCGGCGCGGTAATCGGCCCGAACGGGCTCCACCTCCTCGAGCGCGGCGAGACGATCCAGGTGCTCGGCGAGGTTGGCCTGATCTACTTGCTATTCATCGCCGGACTCGAGATCAACCTCACGCAGTTCGTCGCGTACAGAGACCGAAGTATCGTCTTCGGACTGCTCTCGTTCACGATTCCACAGGTTGTAGGCACTGTGGTCGGCGTCGCAGTGCTTGACCTGTCCGTTGCCGCCGCGTCGCTGTTCGCGGCGATCTTTTCCTCACACACGCTGCTCGCGTATCCGGTCGTCACCCAGCTCGGCATCGCGAAAAACGAGGCCATTACTGCGACCATCGGCGGAACGATCCTGACCGACACCCTCGCGCTGCTCGTGCTTGCGATCGTGATCGCCGCAGTCGGCGGCGACCTAGACGCCGCGTTCTGGGTGCAGTTGACGGCCGGGCTCGCCGTGTTCTTCGTCGGCGTCTGGCTCGTCGTGCCACGGCTCGGGCGCTGGTTCTTTCGCATTCATAGCGAGGAGAGCTACTTCGAATACCTGTTCGTCCTCGCCGTCCTGTTCGGTTGTGCAATCCTCGCCGAACTCGTCGGCGTCGAGCACATTATCGGCGCGTTCCTCGCCGGATTGGCGCTCAATCGCCTCATTCCCGAAACTGGGCCGCTGATGAACCGCATCGAGTTCGTCGGCAACGCGCTATTCATCCCGTTCTTTCTGTTGTCAGTCGGCATGCTCGTCGATGCACGGGTCTTCTTCGAGGGGACCGAAACGCTCCTCATCGCTGGCTCGCTGCTCGGGATGGTCGTCACTACGAAGTACCTCGCCGCGTGGGCGACCGGTCGACTGTACGACTACGACCGCAACGAGGTCTACAGCATGTTCGGCCTCTCCGTCGGCCAGGCCGCGGCGGCGCTTGCGATCGTCCAGATCGGGTTCGACGCCGGCGTCGACGGATTCGGCCAGCACATGATCAACGGCGTCGTGGTGATGATCCTCGTCGTCAGCCTGTTCAGCCCCACGCTCGTCCAGCGAACTGGTGCAGAGATTGCTCGTGCGCGCGAGCGTGAACCGTACGACCCGGCGACGGCCCCACAGCGAATTCTCGTCCCGGCGGCACACGACTCGAGAGACCCCCGCTCACTGCTCGGACTCGCGATGGCGATTCGCGACGAGCGAGCCGACGAACCGATCCACGCGGTCACCGTCGTCCGTCCCGAGACGGTCACGCAGACCGCCGCTGCAGTCGGTGATGCGGAGACGCGGCTCGAAACGCTAGCAGACGAAACCGCGGCTGCAGAGGTGCCACTCGAGACGCACACTCGCGTAAACCACAATATCGCTTCGGGGATCGTCGGCTCGGTGCTCGACAATCGCATCACGACGCTGGTGATCGGCTGGGATGGGGCTCGAGCGCGGACGCAGCGGGTGTTCGGTCACGTGATCGATCAAGTGCTCCGGCGAACGACGCAGCTCGCGCTCGTGGCGCGGATTCGCGACCGTCTCAATACGACACAGCGGATCGTGCTCGTGCTCCCGCCGAACGTGGCTCGCAACGACGGGATCGCCGAAGCGCTGCACACGGTGGCTCTCGTCGCCGAGCAGACGGGAGCGCCGATCCACGGCGTTATGGTTGGCGAGGAGTCGCCGCAGTTCGAACGGCTGATGGAGGCCATTGCACCGGAGCAGCCAGTCGAGTTCGACACGGTCGCGGACTGGGATGACCTGACCCAACCGCTTCGCAGCGCAGGTGAGGCGGGCGACCTGATCATCTGTCTGAGCTCTCGCCGGACAGACACGGGATGGCATCCGGAGCTCCAGACACTGCCAGCGCGAATCGCGCGGCTCACCGAGGGGAACTTCGTGATACTGTATCCGGCGGTGGCAGAGCAAACGGACGACCGGCAGTTCCTCCGGTTCTCCTGA
- a CDS encoding HTTM domain-containing protein, whose amino-acid sequence MSRELSQQARAIGERIQTNFRDCIRIDTRSLAVFRIFLGALVLADLVLRSRNFAFFYSGEGVVPQELAVEMTAENAFSLYYYASSPTQIAALMVIQALFALQLIVGYKTRLATILSFLFVISLDHHNPLVLSYADTLFRLLFFWAIFLPLGERWSVDAVHADREPRPSFAGIMAFFAMGQMVYMYFLNWYHKSQESLWTSGEATPLIMGLDDMTFLLAEYVREFPTLLEYGGLLWYYMLMLSPLLIILIGRQRYPLILLFVGGHAMFAVTVRIGAFPYVALAGLVLFFQPQLWRDAELAARRLGIDPAAYTEWTADLERIAARVPRVRIDEPQITTAKAHLYNVGVGVIVLSLIIVTLFAYLPAGNAVNEAVSPDEQIEDRAVALNIDQPEWSVFAPTPRTSDNYFVFAAETTDGEYVDVYNDDREVTRERPYDELQQQYSTYRERFYMNSVRRGGLHDRNDAPSHLAAHYCETWQSDNGAELEQLTVHRIVESITMDTISDPDERDSRSGIIYEYHCHGEEPETIPLPRE is encoded by the coding sequence ATGTCACGCGAACTATCACAGCAGGCTCGGGCGATCGGCGAACGGATCCAGACGAACTTCCGTGACTGCATCCGGATCGACACCCGCTCACTTGCTGTCTTCCGGATATTCCTCGGCGCGCTCGTCCTCGCCGATCTTGTGTTGCGCTCGAGAAACTTCGCCTTTTTCTACTCGGGAGAAGGGGTCGTTCCCCAGGAGTTAGCAGTCGAGATGACCGCGGAAAACGCGTTTTCGCTCTACTACTACGCCTCGAGTCCGACACAGATTGCGGCGTTGATGGTCATACAGGCGCTGTTTGCACTACAGTTGATTGTCGGCTACAAAACGCGACTGGCAACAATTCTGTCGTTTCTGTTCGTCATCTCGCTCGACCACCACAATCCGCTCGTGTTGAGCTATGCCGATACGCTGTTTCGCCTGCTTTTCTTCTGGGCGATCTTCCTCCCGCTTGGCGAGCGCTGGTCGGTCGACGCCGTCCACGCTGACCGCGAGCCACGACCGTCATTCGCCGGCATCATGGCTTTCTTCGCGATGGGACAGATGGTCTATATGTACTTTCTTAACTGGTACCACAAGTCCCAAGAAAGTCTGTGGACCAGCGGTGAGGCGACGCCGCTCATCATGGGACTCGACGATATGACGTTCTTGCTCGCGGAGTACGTCCGCGAGTTCCCGACGTTGCTCGAGTACGGCGGATTGTTGTGGTACTACATGCTCATGCTCTCACCGCTTCTGATCATCCTAATCGGCCGACAACGATACCCGCTGATTCTGTTGTTCGTCGGCGGCCACGCGATGTTCGCTGTGACTGTCCGTATCGGCGCGTTCCCGTACGTCGCGTTGGCAGGGCTCGTGTTATTCTTCCAGCCACAGCTCTGGCGTGATGCCGAGCTAGCCGCCAGGCGACTCGGTATCGACCCAGCAGCGTACACCGAGTGGACAGCCGACCTCGAGCGAATTGCCGCTCGCGTTCCGCGAGTGCGGATCGACGAGCCACAGATAACGACGGCGAAAGCACACCTGTACAATGTCGGCGTCGGCGTTATCGTGCTCTCGCTGATCATCGTTACACTCTTTGCATACCTTCCAGCTGGAAACGCCGTGAACGAAGCCGTCTCACCGGACGAACAGATCGAAGACCGCGCCGTAGCGTTGAACATCGATCAACCGGAATGGAGCGTTTTCGCCCCGACACCACGAACCAGCGATAACTACTTCGTCTTCGCAGCAGAGACAACTGACGGCGAGTACGTCGACGTCTACAACGACGACAGGGAAGTAACTCGAGAGCGGCCCTACGACGAGCTACAGCAACAGTACAGCACCTATCGCGAGCGCTTCTATATGAACAGCGTTCGCCGCGGCGGTCTCCACGACAGAAACGACGCTCCGTCCCATCTGGCAGCACACTACTGTGAAACCTGGCAGAGTGACAACGGCGCAGAGCTTGAGCAACTCACGGTACATCGGATCGTCGAGTCGATTACGATGGACACGATTTCCGACCCGGATGAACGCGACTCCCGCAGCGGTATCATCTATGAATATCACTGCCACGGTGAGGAACCCGAGACAATTCCTCTGCCACGCGAGTGA